In Chelonia mydas isolate rCheMyd1 chromosome 7, rCheMyd1.pri.v2, whole genome shotgun sequence, the sequence CACTGGGTCACAGGGTGGGATCTGGCACAGACCTGGGAACCCTGTCCCGATATCCTTGGTTCTGTCCCGTGCTGGGCTTTCAAACCTTCCTGCCAACTGCCCACAGGGGCTCTCTACTAGCCCTTCCCCAAATTGGGGCTTTAGCCTGACACCCCATGAGTGGTGCAGAGAACTGATCTGGATTCCAACACCCCACTACCCTCCCCATGGTTCATCTCCCTTCTCTGCATGCCCAGCTGATTggggtctgggagccagaactcctgagttctatccaGTTTTAGAAGGGCTGTGGGGTCAAGTGGGACAGGGGcactgggatccaggactcctgggttctatcctccaTTTTGAAAGGACTGTGGGGTCCactgggttggggaggaggggttgctggctggaagccaggacccctaggttctcttcccagctgacTGGCTGACAGTGGCAGAGTCCCCTCCCCtgtttgtacctcagtttccctccctgtATTGGGTGCTACGGTGGCCTCCCTGATGCCAGGGTGAGGGGATGGGGCATCTGGGAagggctcttggctgggggctGGAGACAGATACAAAACCCAGGATAAAGCAAGACCCTAGGGATGGTGCCCAGGACCCCTGGTGTCTGGGGGTGGCCAGGGAGCTGCTGAATTTGGCTGGCAACCCGGACATGCTCAGAGCCCAGCGCATCTGAGTTCAACCTGGGAGCGAAGGGAATAATGAATTAATAACGACGCTGCAGACAGCGAAGGGGGCGCTGCCAGGTAAGGGCCTGCGGTTGGGGGCATTGGGATGGGGCGTGGGGCTGCATGGGGCACTAGGGGAGTGGGAAGTGGGCACTGGGCACTGGGGACTCCACCAGGATGAGCTGCAATATAAGCTCCGTTCACATCAAAACTTCActccaggcagggagggagcagcccAGCAGCTATTTCAAGCTCAGGACCttgggcagcgggggggggaggggggggagctgaaaagagggggtgggatctgggagggagctgagatcaggggaggggagctgggatcTGGGATCTGGCATGGTTCtgatggattttccatctcttgctAATTTTCTCtcccctgcatccccccccccccccaactcctccatCTACTGCCCTGCCTCCAAGCACCGTTTCCCTGTGATTATACACACACAAGTACacacctgccctgcagccctaAGATTGACCTTTCTCTCCCATCTGGAAGAGGAGCAgtgtctagtgggtagagcagggtgCTGGGCACTAGGAGCATGGACATGGGTCCATGGGTTCTACCCCAGCGCAGGGAgaggagcgggggctgggagccaggactcctggggtctagccccagctctggggagagagtggggtctagtgagtCAGAGCAGGGAGCTAGGAGctaggacgcctgggttctattcttagctCAGGGATTGGGGTCTagggggttagagcagaggggctgaGAGCCACTACTCCTGGACTCTCGCTTGGGCAGaaccctgctccgtgcctcagtttacccctgTACAAAATGGGCACGCTGGGAGGCTGTCTCCCCTCctgttccccctgccccggggctgggttGCCGATTAGATTTGCGCCCCCGCATGGGCTGTGCCAGCCCAGAGAGCTTTGCCTTGGAAACGTGACTGCGCTGCGGGAGGGGGGAGCCCGCCcgtccctgcctggggctggcccagccctgtgCCAGGGCTGGGTGTGACGGTGAGTCAGAGCCGACTCGCGCATTCCTGGCCCAGGCCCGAACAGCTCCCCCCTCCCGCGGAGCCGGGGCACTGCCTGGGTCGCCGCTGCCGCAGCCCGCCCTGGGCAGGAGCCCCCTCTCCCCGGCTGCGCTCCCGGGACAAacagcccccgcgccccaccccagaggtggccgcatctcagcgcccCGCCAGGGCCCCCGGCCCGGGGGAGAAGCGTATTCCCAGCAAGGGCCACGTGGGTCTGAGTCGtaccccttcctgctcctcctgcagcttcccGGTAGCGTTTCAGGGCTGGCGtcgtgctgggctgggctgccccaCACTCAGCCGCCCCTGGGGGGCCCAGGGGAGTGGGTACCACGGGGTGGGGGGTCCGCTAAGGGTTAACAGCAGCTCCTGTTTCTGGCAGagggagcctgtctctgcagCCCCGTCACCCAGCCGAGATGGAGCCCCCGGACCAGCCAGACGGGTATGGCAGAGgggcctgggaggtggggggccaGGGCTCCCGAGGTCTAgcccaggtgggggtggggggtagtgaGTTAAAGCAGGTGGGGCTGGGCGCCCgcactcctgggttccatgctcTGGCCCTTAGTGCTAGGGGCTCCCCGCCCTCCTCACAGCGCTGTCTCTCTCCTCAGCCTGGGGCGTGACCCGGTGTACGATGTCCCAGACCCACACGtcttcccccagcccaggccagcCCGGGGGTCTCTGAACAGCGTCAGCCTCCTGGATCGTCTGCTCCTCACCCAGTCTGTCTGGCTGCAGCTGAGCCTCAATTCTGCCACCGCCCTGCACATCCTGCAGCGTGAGCCCCCCGGGGTGAGGGCTCAGGGGACCTCTGCCCTGCCGGGCTGGATATTAGGGCAGATGGGTTCATTGGTCTGATGGGGGTTTTCAGGCAGGGTGGGCCCCTGGGGCTCATCTGGGGAGGGGAataatactgggctggatgggtcCATGGCTTTAATGGGGGGGGACCCATACTGGATGGGTCCATGGGACTGATGGGGGGGAAATCCCACACTGGATGGGTCCATGGGGCTGACTGGGGGAGGGAAATCCCACTCTGGATGCGTCCATGGGGCTGATGTGGGAGGGAGGAAATCCCACACTGGATGGGTCCATGGGGCTGACTGGGGGAGGGAAATCCGACACTGGATGGGTCCATGGGGCTGATGGGGGGGGAATCCCACACTGGATGGGTCCACAGGGCTGATTGGGAGTGGGGGATCCCACACTGGATGGGTGCATGGGACTGATGAGGGGGCCCACACTGGATGGGTTCATGGGGctgagcagggaagggggtggatatTGGGAAGTGTTCCATGTCCTCAGCCCCGGTGTAGGCCCTGCTGACAGGTGCCCCCTTCTTGCCCCAGACATTCCTGGTGCGCCGATCGAACACACACCGATGCCGGGTTCTCTGCTTGCGCCTCCTAGATGACTTGGCCCCGGCCTTCGTCGCTAGCTACTGCCTGCAGGAGAGAGCAGCCGGTAGGGACGCATCTGTCTGTGCTGCCCTGTGCCCCCCTGGGAATGCCATGCCTACACACAGCCCTGCGTCTGGcgccctcctgagccccccagctccctgcagcacagtgccccctagcgcTGCACTGGGCCAGTAGGCAAGTactgactgccagggagagcgcCTCCTAGTGCCACAGGTCTGAGAGTCCTTCTCTTTGCAGGCATCTCCCTGGAGGGCTCATCCCAGAGCTTCCCAGACATGCTGCACCTGGTGGCCTCCTACTGCCAGAGCCGGTgagtgggaggatgggggggcacCCCAAAAtctgagccccaccccagctccagctctcCCTTGCTCCCAGTGGACAGAGATCCTGTAGTATCCAGGGCAGTGGGGGACAGCAGAGGGGTTATAGGGTAGAGGGCgttggggcagccctgggggagagggcaaaGGGCAGAAGGGAATTGGGGagtgcccctgggggagggggtggggcagaagggaATTGGGGagtgcccctgggggagggggaggggcagaagggaatTGGGGGAGTGCccgagggggaggagggagccctGGGACTGCCGTCAGAGCCTGATGCACTGTCCCCCTAGAGAGGTTCTCCCGGTTGCCCTGCGCCTGCCCCCGCCCATCCAACAGGCGGTGTCGCACAAGGAACTGGAGGCCATTTCCCACCTGGGGCTCGGTGAGTGACACCCCCCCAACAGCCCTTCCCCCTGGACCCCTCTCTCAGACCCCCACCCGTGCCCCACATCTCAGTGGCCCTTACACTCCTCTCCCTGATCCTTCCTCTCCCTTCAATCCCCCTGGTCCCTCCCTGCTCATTCTCTGTGTGCCCcatttccaccccatccccactccccttcccccatcaccctgcacctcctccctgcaccccctagGTAGCCGGGAAATCCCTCCCCTCCATTTCTCCTctaattcccctcccctccccctggcctgGGGCTAGATTGGAGCCGGcagcccctagaggggaaaggctcaTATCCCATTTCTGGCCCCCTAAGCCAGCCAGGCCCCCCACCttgggctggatcagagccagcgccccctagaggggaaaggccccatgtcctcTCCTCGGTGCTGACCCCTcgtttcctcccccatcccccagagtTTTGGAGCTCTTCTCTCAATGCCAAGGACCCCCTGAAGTCGCCTGAGCCCCAACTCTGTGAGGATGCTGCCCCTGCAGATGGCCAGCTGGGTGCGATCCCCACGCGGAGCCCAAGGGAGCTGGACTGCGGCCTGGGCAATGGGGCACTGGGCTTCCTGAACCCCCTGTTCCAGGGCAGGGACGGGGGCTCACGGCGGGACGACTTCAAGCGCAGCATTAAAGTGCGGGTGTCCACCGAGAcctccagccctctctcacctCCCCCCAAGCCAccgccccccatccctgccagccagccagggacGTCCCCCACCCTGCACCAGGAACCGGGCCAGTACTCACCGCTCAGCATGTCAGGGTATCGGGTGCCCCAGCGGGCTGGGGAGCCTCTTAATCCCGAGCCAGCCGGGAGCAGCCTCCCATCCCTGCAGGAGCTGGACAGCGGGTCCCCCAGTGGCTCAGAgagcgaggggggtgggggtccaCGGGCCCCCTCACCTCCCGCCCAGCGCCGCCCCCGTGCCCCCCTGCGCTGCATGAGCGATGCCGTCTTGGCAGTGCTGGCCCCTGAGAAACAGCTGTCACGGGCCGTGGAGGGGCTGGCGCGGGACCGGAgcaccaggctgggagccagcgTCCAGGATTTCCTGACCCTAGtgaggggtggcgggggggagtggCAGTCCAGCCACGAGCTGCTGAGCCCCATCCGGACCTTCCTGACCCACACCAaggcccagctgctgcagagcccagccctggagctgccaaGCCCCACGCTGCTGCCTGACCACAGGCTgggtgagtggggctggggggagggatccagggtgcctgggttctattcccagctctgggacgggTATGGAGTCTACTGGGTtagagctgtggggctgggagctaggactcctgggttctgtccccagctctgggaggcgaGTGGGGtgtaatggttagagcaggggtggctgggagccaggactgctgggttctaaGAGAAGGGTGGGGGTTGGGCCAGGGgagagccaggatgcctgggttctattcccagttcagGAAGGGGAATGCGGTCTACTGGggaccaggacacctgggttctattgccagctcagagaagggagtggggcctagtgggttagagcagtggggctgggagccgggactcctggctCTGTCGCTAGCCCATGTAACCCACTCCTACTCCGCAGATGCTGTGCTGGAACGGGCCCTCCATCGTTGTGTGCTGAAGCCCCTCAAACCAGTGCTGGCATCACGGCTGTGCAGGCGACGCATGGCAGATGGGTCCCTGGGCCAGCTCCGGGAGAACCTGCGGCTGGTGCGGGAGCGGGGCCCTGGTGCCTTCCCGGCACGGGCGACGCTACCTAGCCCCCCCGACACCCAGCGGGCACGGCGCAAACTGCTGCAGCTTCTGCGCGCCTATTCGCCCAGCACCCAGGTGACACTGCTGCTGCAGGCCTGCAAGGGTGTCTACCGAGCCATGGGGGCAGCCCCGGGTACGGATCCCttcatcccttccccccctcccctccctcgccCACGTGATGCTGCTCCTGCAGGGCTGCAAAGGTGTCTGCAGAGCCATGGGGGGGGCCCCCGCACAGCCTTCCCGACCACCCTAACCTGCatggcccccccccgccccccgttctTCCTCGTCCAGCACCCAGGCCTAGGAGGGCGTCTCTGCAGCCATAGATCTGTCCCCAAGTACAGACAACCCCCATATGGCCCCCTGttccccagcaccacccccataccacccagcctgcccccccccccacctccaacctGCTCATTCCCTACAACCTCCTGATCCTCCCCACATCCCCATACCTGCTCACCCCCGTAACTGACCCCTGTGCCCTCCCACACCTAACATAGCCACCCtggtctccccctgcccctccctccccagtccccCAATCTGTGCAACCTGCACCCCATGCCTCCTCAGCTtccaggatccctcccccatccctgcccagcctgtgcTCTCCATGCTACTCCCCGctgggagcccccctcccccagctcatgCTCCCAGCGCCACCTGCCTCCCCTACTGCCATgactcccccagcccccttatGTTCCTGCTACATCCCTGCCAGCACCCACTCACatgtctcctcttccccccagatgGGAGCTATGGGGCGGACGAGTTCTTGCCAGTTCTGAGTTTCATCCTGGCTCAGTGTGACCTGCCCCAGCTGCTCATGGAGGCTGAGTACATGATGGAGCTGATGGAGCCCAGCCAGCTCCTGGGGGAAGGTAAGGGAGATGCCTAGGCCCTCCACTACCCCTTTTCCTTGTCCCGctaagccagccagtcccctcaccctggggccagatcagagatggcgccccctagaggggaaaatCCCTGAGTCCGTTTACTTCCctaaatgcggggggggggacccACCTAATCatctgaacgtgagctcccagtgcgacgcTCTGACCAAAAGGGCTAAAGCGGTCCCGGGGTGTTTAACAGGGGAATCTCGACTAGGAGAAAGGAGGTTCTGTTACCTCCGGGTGTGGCGCTGGTGCCATGCGGCCAGTCCTGGTGTCCACAATGCAAGAGGGATGCTGATAAAGCTCAGAGCAGAGTCACGAGAATGACTAAAGGCTCAGAGAACAAGCCTCAGAGGGAGAGACCCCAGGAGCTcgatctgtttagtttaacagagAAAAGGTTAAGCGTGATCCCAGTCtaagtacctacgtggggaacagAAACAGGAGAGCACACGGCTCTTCAGTCTCGCAGCCGAAGGTCTAGCAAGAaccaagggctggaagctgaagctggacaaattcagactagcaaTAAGGTGCACGTTTGTAAGTTAGGGGAATTAACCAGGGGCACAGCCTCCCAAGGgctggattctccgtcactggcagTGTCTAAAGCAGGGGGGATGTTTTTCTGAGATCTGTGCTAGTTCCTCCAGGAATCAATTCAGGGCAGCCCTGTGCAGAGAGGAGGGCAGCCTAGAGAATCCCcagagtcccttctggcctgacaATCTACACCCCATCCTCCCCCAGGTGGCTATTACCTGACCACTCTCcaggccagcctggccctgctggAGCGTTTCCATGAAGAGGAGCCAAGGGAGCTGCACCCCGATGTCCAGAGAACCCTGAGCTGGCAGCACCTGTGCCCCCCAGGGCGGCCCCCTGGCAGCCCATGCCAGGTATGTGGGGAAGTGCCCTGGAGGAGTCATTGACGGGGACTCCCTGCTACCtaccctgtccctgcccctaccccacccACGACCCGCTCCATCCCTACCCCCTTCCTTACCCCTCCCCGCTGCTTGCACAgtccccccatcacccctggtGCCTGCTCAGTCCCTATCCCCCCATCACCCCATCTTTGCCCCTCCATCCGCCTCAGTGCCCactcagtccctgccccccatccccattgGTCCCTGCTGCTCTTagtcccaccccccacacccatgCCCACTTAGTCACTGACTTGCTCTGCCTTCCAGGACCCACAGCCTGAGAAGACCCAGGCCCCCTGCAGTGGGTGCCACTCCACCACGCCTGCTCTGGGAGCCCAGGGGACGGCAGAGCAGCTACGGGGGCACCCCACAGACAACAgtctccccctgcaccctgaaGGACAGCGCCAGCCCCAGGAGCACCCAGCCCAGCACCGCCACCCCGGGGAGATGGGACCCAGGCCAGGACCCCCGCACAGGCTGCTCCGCGAAGGGGCTGTCGACCTGGATGAACCCCTCTGACCTGGGATGCCTGGTTCTGTCCCAgatctaggaggggagtgggaccTATAGGTTAGAGCAGTGGGCCTGGGAGTGAGATCTCCTGGATTCTAGTCCAAGCTCTGCTGTGACTGGCTTTATGACCACTTCCCTCTTGGCGCCTCAGCTTCCCCCTTCTGTAAAACAAGGCGAATAAGACCTGCAGCAGTGTGGAAGGAATGTCTGTCCCCGGTAGCCCCTCCctgttccgggggggggggtgctgggggagccTCTTCCTcactttgggggtggggcagggagtatCTTAGCTTGTGACAATCACTCCTGACTTGAATAAGAGTCAGTTAAATgccgaaagagagagagagagagactctttcTCTAGTGACACAGAGGATCAATGTACATACACCAGGGGGATTTGCTGGCCCAAAAACCTCTTCTGCTGATGTTATTTTTATAGGGCctactttattaaatattttttaggggggaaattcatttttattttttattctcccAAAAGCGACACGGCCTGGTTTGTCTGAGGCCTCAAATTTACAATTTGTtcatatattaaaagaaaaaggagttcTGTAACAAAATGCTCTTGTATCAATATTATTGTAGGACCTACTTTATTTGCTATTTGTAAAAAAGATTTACTTTGTTCGAAGAGTGGCATTCTTTGTTTTAACTCaagtctgtgggttttttttattttctgaagcTTCAATATATGTTTTTGATAAATACAACACTCTGGAACACGAAACTCTCCTGTTGATATTATTGTAGGGTCTGCTTTATTGGCTGAATGACGTGCCATCTGTTTGGCTGTCTCTATCTGTAACAAGATAACTTTTGAACACTGCGTACAATCATTTCCAACATTTCCAGGAACGTTCTAGGCAGCAATGGGCAAGAGCCGTTGGATGTTGGTGAAAATCAGAGAAaccaaaagggggaaatgggaggcCCCTGGAACCCCAGCATCCAGTAGCAGAGCCATGGCTTCAAGCCCCACTGCTGTTGACAACAATTAACACCTTCCGGCACAACACTGCTGTCATTTCTGCTCTGCCCAGTCTCCAGGTGGAGTTTGAGACATTGAAACCCTGTGTGACTGAGCTCCTggacagaaagagaagaaatgaaaATGGTGGGAGTGAGACAGACAGTGCCCCTGGCATGGGTGGAAATAGGGGGGCTCTggtgtgaggggaagggggagctgaCAGACCActtggcgggggggagaagaatgGGGGCTCCTggtatgggggaaggggaacagacAGACCCCTTGGCAGGAGCGGGAGAATGAGGGCCCCTgatatgggggaagggggtgctgTCAGAGCCCATGCTGGGGGGGGAAGAATGGGGGCCCCTggtatgggggaaggaggagctgaCAGAGCCCatggcggggggaaggagggcccctggtatgggggaagggggagctgacAGAGCCCATGCGGGGGTGGGAAAGAATGGGGGGCCCTGGTATGGAGGAAGGGGGAGCTGACAGAGCccacttgggggtggggaagaatggGGGCCCCTGGTATGTGGGAAGGGGGAGCTGTCAGAGCCCAtgccggggggttggggggcccctggtatgggggaagggggaacagacAGCCCCTGGCAAggaggagcttgggggaagggcagggagccTCTGAACGAGAgggggatggaggatggcacccaggcagctggggatgggggaaggagggatgcCAGGAGCCCTGGTGGGGACGATGAGCTCGGCCAACACCTGCTGTGAAGGGGGTGCCCTGGCGGGTTTCACTGTGGTTTTCCCCCAAGGCGCTGCGACTAGCTCTGCCTGTGGCTGGACACTGAGGCTCTGCGCCCAGCTCCCCGGTCTGTGGCGGCCTGCACAATGCCACAGCCTCAGGGAGGGGCCTGGCACCTGCGGGCAGAACCCAGTGGGAGGGAAATCAGGCCCATCCGGCGGGGCAGGCAGAGGCGGGACACtggtgccccctgctgctgctgcttagcacctcacaggaggcagctccctgcactgagtgGGGCACTGGCCTGGAGTCCAGCAGAACGCAAGGCTTTTGGGAGGAAGTAGcgctctgggggggcgggggggtgaggaggagcatggggatgggggaggcagCCAGGACTGGAGAGATGGGTCCCACTGACTGCAGGGAGTTGGCACAGGCTGTGGGGCCAGGTCCCCCTTGCCTGAGCGCTGCCCCCTCTTTGGAGACAGACAAGTCATGAATCATTGGCTGACTCCTAGCCGAAGGGCCCTGAGTCATCACTCCGCtgtcctagagcccaggcccaGACATGAGTTCAGAGCGGTCCTCTTGGGTATCCCAGtgctcccaggacagggactCTCATGCTCCCCATGTGCCCCATTAGCCCGTCCCTGGGGCCCTTCTAATCCACACCATGCCCTACAGTGGCCCTGTTGGGAACCCTGGGGCCCATCTGGGGGACACCTCCTTAGGTGCTGAGCTCTCTGAGGGCTAGGCCAGGCCCCCAGCCTCCTTCTCGGGATAAGGAACTATTTGGAGTCAGATCCTTTCCCTCTGGGGTGTATCTGAACACTTCTATCGCTGGGCTGAGGAGTCTCTTGTGAGCTACTGCGGGGCCTGGCACAAGATGGGGTTACTGCCAGAAGGCTGGCTGAAGGCCTCAGCCCCTGCCGAGCCATGCCAGATGGATTCTAGGGTTGCCAGTGTGGACTTGGCTCACGACCAATCGATCCATCCTCTTCGCTCCACAGATGATGGTAAGGTCTCGCTGGGCCACGCGGCCTCTTGCACTTTTGTGACGCCGCCTGCCAAACTGCATCTGCCCTGCAGGCTAGCGCAGCTGGGGACAGCCCACAGCCCAGACTGATGGGAGCACTCCCACCAAGGGCTCCTTCCTCTCCCAACTGGGGACGCACCCGGCTGCAGTGTGGGTAGCAGTGCCCTTCGTCCCAGCCCTTCTGACAGGAACTATATTGCTGGAGGCATCTGTGCTGAGTTGAGGAGCCCACCTGGACCATCAGGTAGTGcaaggcaagaagaaaaggagtacttgtggcaccttagagactaaccaatttatttgagcataagctttcgtgagctgaagaGTTGCTCTGCTGGAACTCAGAGCAGGGCACAATGACCTCCAGACCAGCCATTCCAACCAGTCCGTTCCCATCACCACAGACAATATGACCACACTATAAACGAGCAGGGGGAGAGAGCTCCTCTCTTTGCAGTCCCTTTAGTCACAACAGATGTCGATCCACCCACCCCGTGGCTTCCCAGAGTACTAGGACACAGCAAACAGGACAGTGTACTAATTCTCCTATTGGCACCCAGGTGGCCGAGGCAATAGTGGTTCCTAGATCCTCTTGGTTTGTCCACTTGTCATCCCATCCCATTCCCTCTGCTGCCAGGGCTCCTATCACAGAACAAGAGAAGGGCTCATTCCCCTGAGCTGTCCTCCCTCCACCCGACCACTTGGTTCTTGGCTGGGTGTTGGAGCTAGAAAGAATAGGCAGTGTACAAACAGGGACACAAACTCTCTTGCTCAGCAGTAGAAAGGACTGCATAAGAAtgggccacactgggtcagaccaatggtccatctagccctgtttCCTGTCTCTGATAAGGGCCAGAGCCAGATGTGTCGgtgggaatgaaaagaacagggcaattatcaagtgatccatccccagtcgcctagtcccagcttctggcaaacagagggttaGAGATGCCCATTGatggggctgtgtccctgaccttcttggctaacagccactgatggacctatcctccatgaacttacctatttctttttttatccttttggccttcacaacatcccctggcaatgagtttcacaggctgATTCCACGAGGAAAGTGGGCAGCTCTGAGTGGAAAGGCTCTGTGGCTTGGCGGGATCAGCTCGAGCTTGTACCGGGGCAGTCTCAGATAGCTGACAGGCTAGACTCTCTATGACTGCTGAAGAACTCGGGTCTCTGACGCTGCTCTCTCAGCGTGCCCTGGGCAGCGAtcagtgcccccagccccgtgTAGACATTTTGTTGGTATTCTCCCACCATACCAACTCCCCATTTCCCTAAGAGCATTTCCACCTGGAGTAGAACCTGCCCCAGTCTGGGACCTCAGTGCAGTGTGACCAGGTCTGATGAGATCACTCTTTGAACTATGCACTTACTCAGGAAAGCCCCCTGTCCTGCAGCGATAACATCAGCAGGAACAGTGGGGGAACTAGGGGCTCTTACAACTGACCCTCCTTATACAGTTTTGTTCCCAGACAAGGACTCGCTCAGGCTGCACCCTAAGCTCATACCCAGAATTGTGTCTGAATGCCGTCTAACTCACGCCATCCATTCACCCAGGTGTCACACGAAGGCCTACCCCTTTAAGGCCCAGGAGGCCTTGGGCTAGTCAGCCCTGTTCAGTTAGCTGCAGCCTGCTGGGTGTGAGACTTAAAAGGAAGGAAGCCCAGCAGAGCAGAGTGCAACACAAGGCAGGTACCGGATGCGGCGGGGAAGGTGTCTGGGTGTGGCTGCTTGGGGAGGAccccaggaggggctgtgggggtggatGGAAAGCATGGCTGGCCTGGAAACTGAGCACAGTAGGTGGGCAGAAGTGTATATGAGTTAGAAGAAAGAGAACAGATCCCTTGGAAAGGAAGGACTGGGTCCAGTTGGGAACTGGGGTAAAGGtgcatgggatggggggggtgttTTGGATGTTGATTCCCAGGACAGGGTGGATGTCTGTTAATGAGTTAGCTGGAGGGCCACATCACTGCAGCATGTCATCCTATGGCTGGAGTAGGCTGAAGATtgttgtggggaaactgaggcagcgtgCTGCCATGCAGGCCCTTGCTGTGAGGGGCTGTTCTGCGGTGGTGAGTCATGTAATGCTGTGTGGTATCTGAAATGTCATGCTAACGGGTGAGGCCAACTTACACAAGTCATGAGTTTGGAGACCTTTAGCCTTTTCCCTCCAGACACAAAACCAGGTGGCCCTCCCTGAGCCGGTCTGTCTCGTTGGCTGGGGGAATGGCAGGTGC encodes:
- the RIN1 gene encoding ras and Rab interactor 1 isoform X2; the protein is MEPPDQPDGLGRDPVYDVPDPHVFPQPRPARGSLNSVSLLDRLLLTQSVWLQLSLNSATALHILQREPPGTFLVRRSNTHRCRVLCLRLLDDLAPAFVASYCLQERAAGISLEGSSQSFPDMLHLVASYCQSREVLPVALRLPPPIQQAVSHKELEAISHLGLEFWSSSLNAKDPLKSPEPQLCEDAAPADGQLGAIPTRSPRELDCGLGNGALGFLNPLFQGRDGGSRRDDFKRSIKVRVSTETSSPLSPPPKPPPPIPASQPGTSPTLHQEPGQYSPLSMSGYRVPQRAGEPLNPEPAGSSLPSLQELDSGSPSGSESEGGGGPRAPSPPAQRRPRAPLRCMSDAVLAVLAPEKQLSRAVEGLARDRSTRLGASVQDFLTLVRGGGGEWQSSHELLSPIRTFLTHTKAQLLQSPALELPSPTLLPDHRLDAVLERALHRCVLKPLKPVLASRLCRRRMADGSLGQLRENLRLVRERGPGAFPARATLPSPPDTQRARRKLLQLLRAYSPSTQVTLLLQACKGVYRAMGAAPDGSYGADEFLPVLSFILAQCDLPQLLMEAEYMMELMEPSQLLGEGGYYLTTLQASLALLERFHEEEPRELHPDVQRTLSWQHLCPPGRPPGSPCQDPQPEKTQAPCSGCHSTTPALGAQGTAEQLRGHPTDNSLPLHPEGQRQPQEHPAQHRHPGEMGPRPGPPHRLLREGAVDLDEPL
- the RIN1 gene encoding ras and Rab interactor 1 isoform X1 codes for the protein MLWPLVLGAPRPPHSAVSLLSLGRDPVYDVPDPHVFPQPRPARGSLNSVSLLDRLLLTQSVWLQLSLNSATALHILQREPPGTFLVRRSNTHRCRVLCLRLLDDLAPAFVASYCLQERAAGISLEGSSQSFPDMLHLVASYCQSREVLPVALRLPPPIQQAVSHKELEAISHLGLEFWSSSLNAKDPLKSPEPQLCEDAAPADGQLGAIPTRSPRELDCGLGNGALGFLNPLFQGRDGGSRRDDFKRSIKVRVSTETSSPLSPPPKPPPPIPASQPGTSPTLHQEPGQYSPLSMSGYRVPQRAGEPLNPEPAGSSLPSLQELDSGSPSGSESEGGGGPRAPSPPAQRRPRAPLRCMSDAVLAVLAPEKQLSRAVEGLARDRSTRLGASVQDFLTLVRGGGGEWQSSHELLSPIRTFLTHTKAQLLQSPALELPSPTLLPDHRLDAVLERALHRCVLKPLKPVLASRLCRRRMADGSLGQLRENLRLVRERGPGAFPARATLPSPPDTQRARRKLLQLLRAYSPSTQVTLLLQACKGVYRAMGAAPDGSYGADEFLPVLSFILAQCDLPQLLMEAEYMMELMEPSQLLGEGGYYLTTLQASLALLERFHEEEPRELHPDVQRTLSWQHLCPPGRPPGSPCQDPQPEKTQAPCSGCHSTTPALGAQGTAEQLRGHPTDNSLPLHPEGQRQPQEHPAQHRHPGEMGPRPGPPHRLLREGAVDLDEPL
- the RIN1 gene encoding ras and Rab interactor 1 isoform X4, translating into MTWPRPSSLATACRREQPASPWRAHPRASQTCCTWWPPTARAEFWSSSLNAKDPLKSPEPQLCEDAAPADGQLGAIPTRSPRELDCGLGNGALGFLNPLFQGRDGGSRRDDFKRSIKVRVSTETSSPLSPPPKPPPPIPASQPGTSPTLHQEPGQYSPLSMSGYRVPQRAGEPLNPEPAGSSLPSLQELDSGSPSGSESEGGGGPRAPSPPAQRRPRAPLRCMSDAVLAVLAPEKQLSRAVEGLARDRSTRLGASVQDFLTLVRGGGGEWQSSHELLSPIRTFLTHTKAQLLQSPALELPSPTLLPDHRLDAVLERALHRCVLKPLKPVLASRLCRRRMADGSLGQLRENLRLVRERGPGAFPARATLPSPPDTQRARRKLLQLLRAYSPSTQVTLLLQACKGVYRAMGAAPDGSYGADEFLPVLSFILAQCDLPQLLMEAEYMMELMEPSQLLGEGGYYLTTLQASLALLERFHEEEPRELHPDVQRTLSWQHLCPPGRPPGSPCQDPQPEKTQAPCSGCHSTTPALGAQGTAEQLRGHPTDNSLPLHPEGQRQPQEHPAQHRHPGEMGPRPGPPHRLLREGAVDLDEPL